In Coriobacteriia bacterium, the following proteins share a genomic window:
- a CDS encoding twin-arginine translocation signal domain-containing protein → MAQRDKDGGKLTLSRRDFLKVTGAAAAAGATGMELAFTPSRAFAADVAAIYHTTCPYCSASCGQLVDVDIDGNVLDVYGDPQSPFNAGGLCAKGAGAHQLVTNRRRIGAFAGTHPVNSVFAHDAGYTDGIAYKRTGDGAWSKMDLTAAFGEIATAMMAARDANGAAPAAGNGYNSKQVAFFGSSHMNNEQNYAYRRLIAQFGTTNVEHQARI, encoded by the coding sequence ATGGCACAACGAGACAAGGACGGTGGGAAGCTGACACTCTCCCGGCGAGACTTCTTGAAGGTGACCGGTGCCGCCGCCGCTGCTGGCGCCACCGGTATGGAACTCGCCTTCACGCCCTCACGGGCGTTCGCCGCGGACGTGGCAGCTATCTACCACACCACGTGCCCCTACTGCTCCGCCAGCTGCGGACAGCTGGTCGACGTGGACATCGACGGGAACGTCCTCGACGTCTACGGCGACCCGCAGTCGCCGTTCAACGCTGGCGGGCTTTGCGCCAAGGGCGCGGGCGCACACCAGTTGGTGACCAACAGGCGCCGGATCGGCGCCTTCGCGGGCACTCACCCGGTCAACAGCGTGTTCGCGCATGATGCCGGCTACACCGATGGCATCGCGTACAAGAGGACCGGGGACGGCGCATGGTCCAAGATGGACCTGACCGCGGCCTTCGGCGAGATCGCGACAGCGATGATGGCTGCGCGTGACGCCAACGGCGCGGCCCCGGCAGCCGGCAACGGCTACAACAGCAAGCAGGTGGCGTTCTTCGGCAGCTCGCACATGAACAACGAGCAGAACTACGCGTATCGCCGCCTGATCGCCCAGTTCGGCACGACGAACGTCGAGCACCAGGCCCGTATATGA